Proteins found in one Acidobacteriota bacterium genomic segment:
- the thyX gene encoding FAD-dependent thymidylate synthase: MAHVVVPEAEALLDREFPVLDKGFVRLVDYLGSDERIVQAARVSYGRGTKTVREDAALIDYLMRNQHTSPFEQVVLTLHVKLPIFVARQWVRHRTARLNEISGRYSVMKDEFYVPTAQTLRTQSEVNKQGRSEESLSEDDARAVVEGLAAGQAEAYARYEAMLEKNLAREVARIGLPLSLYTEWYWQMDLNNLFRFLKLRLDAHAQWEIRQYARVIADLTRAVAPLAYAAFERHVLYAVTLSSESARWLKSRLEGQGDLPKEVREKLGTE, translated from the coding sequence ATGGCCCACGTGGTGGTTCCCGAGGCGGAGGCCCTGCTCGACCGGGAATTCCCGGTTCTCGACAAGGGCTTCGTCCGCCTCGTCGATTACCTCGGCTCCGACGAACGCATCGTCCAGGCGGCGCGCGTCTCCTACGGTCGGGGCACGAAGACCGTCCGGGAAGACGCGGCCCTCATCGACTACCTCATGCGCAACCAGCACACCTCGCCCTTCGAGCAGGTGGTCCTGACCCTCCACGTGAAGCTTCCCATTTTCGTGGCGAGGCAGTGGGTGCGCCACCGCACGGCGCGCCTCAACGAGATCTCGGGACGCTACTCGGTCATGAAGGACGAGTTCTACGTCCCCACGGCTCAGACCTTGAGAACCCAATCGGAGGTGAACAAGCAGGGCCGCTCCGAGGAGAGCCTCTCGGAGGACGACGCCAGGGCCGTCGTGGAAGGGCTCGCGGCCGGCCAGGCGGAAGCCTACGCCCGCTACGAAGCCATGCTGGAAAAGAACCTGGCCCGCGAGGTGGCCCGCATCGGCCTTCCCCTGAGCCTGTACACCGAGTGGTACTGGCAGATGGACCTCAACAACCTTTTCCGCTTCCTCAAACTGCGGCTCGACGCCCACGCCCAGTGGGAGATCCGCCAGTACGCGCGAGTCATCGCGGACCTCACGCGCGCCGTGGCGCCCCTGGCCTACGCCGCCTTCGAGCGCCACGTCCTCTACGCCGTGACCCTCTCCTCCGAGTCCGCCCGCTGGCTCAAGTCCCGCCTCGAGGGGCAGGGGGACCTTCCCAAGGAAGTTCGGGAGAAACTGGGCACGGAGTAG
- a CDS encoding DNA polymerase I has protein sequence MAQTLYLVDASSILFRAFYAIRSLSTRDGRPTNAIYGTLKIAEKLLKDHRPERVAFVFDTPAPTFRHEAFEAYKANRPDMPDDMARQIEPAKEILRAMGLPLLETPGYEADDLIGTLARRAVEAGMEAVIVTADKDLFQLVRPGVRVLHTKKEDALLDEKGVEEVFGVPPERVVDVLALWGDPTDNIPGVPGIGEKGAKELVRQYGDLEAVLGHAAEVTRKAYREGLLQFADQARLSRDLATIRTDAPVDIPLEDLRLAAPDRERLQALFREYEFSSLVVPDPGQAPPPGAEAPSARPLDGPGWEALSRAGDVGMAWTEEEIFLSDGSGVWVLSSQAPDAPRLARLPLCVHGLKSLLRRMGPSEFLPGPGALDAAVVGYLLDPSARVPSVADLSERFLSLRTEGGPPALQALLLARLAPALRAELVRLGMGRLYEEIEGPLIPVLARMEAAGVAVDSAYFQRLGEEMGGALRDLEGRIHAAAGLSFNVASPRQVGEVLFEKLNLPVQKRTSKTKSYSTDSEVLEALREAHPVVGLILDHRMLAKLKGTYVDTLPQQVDPATGRIHAAFHQTVAATGRLSSSDPNLQNIPARGEWGPRIRRGFLAAEGHLLAGADYSQIELRMLAHLSGDEALARIFTEGRDIHTATASEVFGVAPPFVTPDMRRQAKAVNFGVLYGMGPFGLARELGVSQKEAKAFIERYFARFPRVRAYVDGVVESVLAAEEVTTILGRRRLFPGIARAAKPLQQALIRQAVNTTVQGSAADLIKKAMVEVEPRLPQGARLVLQVHDELIVEAPEALAPQVAKILKDSMEAALPLKVPLVAGTSVGKRWSDLK, from the coding sequence ATGGCTCAGACCTTGTACCTCGTGGACGCCTCGTCGATCCTGTTCCGGGCCTTTTACGCCATCCGGAGCCTCTCCACGCGCGACGGCCGGCCCACGAACGCCATCTACGGCACCCTCAAGATCGCGGAGAAGCTTCTGAAGGACCACCGCCCGGAGCGCGTGGCCTTTGTTTTCGACACGCCCGCGCCCACCTTCCGCCACGAGGCCTTCGAGGCCTACAAGGCCAACCGCCCCGACATGCCCGACGACATGGCGAGGCAGATCGAGCCGGCGAAGGAGATCCTGAGGGCCATGGGCCTTCCCCTCCTCGAAACGCCGGGGTACGAGGCCGACGACCTCATCGGGACGCTGGCCCGGCGCGCCGTGGAGGCGGGAATGGAGGCGGTCATCGTCACCGCCGACAAGGACCTCTTCCAGCTGGTCCGGCCGGGGGTGCGCGTCCTGCACACGAAGAAGGAGGACGCCCTCCTCGACGAGAAGGGAGTGGAGGAGGTCTTCGGCGTGCCGCCCGAGCGCGTGGTGGACGTGCTGGCCCTCTGGGGCGATCCCACGGACAACATCCCCGGCGTTCCGGGGATCGGCGAGAAGGGCGCCAAGGAACTCGTGCGCCAGTACGGGGATCTGGAGGCGGTCCTGGGCCACGCCGCCGAGGTGACCCGCAAGGCTTACCGGGAGGGGCTCTTGCAGTTCGCGGACCAGGCCCGCCTCTCCCGGGACCTCGCCACCATCCGCACGGACGCGCCCGTGGACATTCCGCTGGAAGACCTGCGGCTGGCCGCCCCCGATCGGGAGCGCCTCCAGGCCCTCTTTCGGGAGTACGAATTCTCTTCTCTCGTGGTGCCCGATCCGGGCCAGGCCCCTCCGCCCGGCGCGGAGGCCCCCTCCGCGCGACCGCTGGACGGCCCCGGGTGGGAGGCCCTCTCCCGCGCGGGCGATGTCGGGATGGCCTGGACCGAGGAGGAGATCTTCCTCTCGGACGGCTCCGGCGTGTGGGTCCTTTCCTCCCAAGCCCCGGATGCGCCTCGCCTCGCCCGCCTGCCCCTGTGCGTTCACGGGCTGAAGAGCCTCCTGCGGCGGATGGGGCCCTCCGAATTCCTTCCGGGACCGGGGGCGCTGGACGCGGCGGTGGTGGGGTATCTCCTGGACCCCTCGGCCCGGGTGCCTTCGGTGGCGGACCTTTCGGAGCGGTTCCTCTCCCTCCGGACGGAAGGCGGCCCCCCCGCCCTCCAGGCCCTCCTCCTGGCCCGCCTGGCGCCGGCCCTGCGGGCCGAGCTGGTGCGCCTGGGCATGGGACGCCTCTACGAGGAGATCGAAGGGCCGCTCATCCCCGTTCTGGCTCGCATGGAGGCGGCCGGCGTCGCGGTGGATTCGGCCTATTTCCAGAGGCTGGGCGAGGAGATGGGCGGGGCCCTCAGGGATCTGGAGGGGCGGATCCACGCGGCGGCGGGCCTGTCGTTCAACGTGGCGAGCCCCCGCCAGGTGGGGGAGGTCCTCTTCGAGAAGTTGAACCTGCCCGTCCAGAAGCGCACCTCGAAGACCAAGAGCTACTCCACCGACAGCGAGGTCCTCGAGGCCCTCCGGGAGGCCCACCCCGTGGTGGGCCTGATCCTGGACCACCGGATGCTGGCCAAGCTCAAGGGCACCTACGTGGACACCCTGCCCCAGCAGGTGGACCCGGCCACGGGGCGCATCCACGCGGCCTTCCACCAGACCGTGGCGGCCACGGGGCGCCTCTCCTCCTCGGACCCCAACCTCCAGAACATCCCCGCGCGGGGCGAGTGGGGGCCGCGCATCCGCCGCGGCTTCCTCGCCGCCGAGGGGCACCTCCTGGCGGGGGCCGACTACAGCCAGATCGAACTGCGCATGCTCGCCCACCTCTCGGGGGACGAGGCCCTGGCGAGGATCTTCACGGAGGGCCGGGACATCCACACGGCCACGGCCTCGGAGGTCTTCGGCGTGGCCCCGCCCTTCGTCACGCCCGACATGCGCCGCCAGGCCAAGGCGGTGAACTTCGGCGTCCTCTACGGCATGGGGCCCTTCGGCCTGGCCCGGGAGCTTGGGGTTTCGCAAAAGGAGGCCAAGGCCTTCATCGAACGGTACTTCGCGCGATTCCCTCGGGTGAGGGCCTACGTGGACGGGGTCGTGGAGTCGGTCCTCGCGGCCGAGGAGGTGACGACGATCCTCGGGCGCCGCCGGCTCTTCCCGGGCATCGCCCGCGCCGCCAAGCCCCTCCAGCAGGCCCTGATCCGCCAGGCCGTGAACACCACCGTCCAGGGCAGCGCCGCGGACCTCATCAAGAAGGCCATGGTGGAGGTGGAGCCCCGCCTGCCCCAGGGCGCGCGCCTGGTGCTCCAGGTCCACGACGAACTCATCGTGGAGGCCCCGGAGGCCCTGGCGCCTCAGGTGGCGAAGATCTTGAAGGACTCCATGGAGGCCGCCCTTCCGCTGAAGGTCCCCCTCGTGGCCGGGACGAGCGTGGGAAAGCGCTGGAGCGATCTCAAGTAG